The genomic segment CGGATTCCCAAGGTGGGGTTCAACAACAAGAACTTCGCCGTGCGATACCAGGTCGTGAATGTGTCGGATTTGGACGAGCGATTTGACAACGGCGCGCACGTCACGGCGGCGACCCTTTGGGAGGCCGGTCTGGTACGCGATGCCAAGGCGCCGGTCAAGGTGCTGGGCGATGGCGCGATAAGGAAGAAGTTGACCGTCGAGGCGGAGCGTTTCAGCGCAGAAGCCGCGAAGAAAATCGAGTCGGCCGGCGGCAAGGTGACGCGTCTGGGCCCGCAACCGAAGAAGAAATTTGTCAAGCGTCCGGCGGCGGCCGGGAAGGCTTCGACTGAGGGCGAGCGCGACGATGCGAAGCCCGCCAAGGAACCAACAAGCAAGGATGGGAAAGGCAAGAGCGCGGCGCAAGGGGACGGGGGTAAATCGGCCTGATTAGGCTGGGCTGCGTCGGTGTCGGCGCGGCGATGGGGCGGTGAAACGATGCGGTCACGGCGGAGCGGTGTCCGCGGAAGGACGCGAGAGCGCGATGTTTAAGGCTTTTTTGAACATCTTCAAGGTGAAGGACCTGCGGAACAAGATTCTGTTCACGCTGGGGCTCCTTGCCGCCTATCGGATCGGTTTCTATGTGCCGCTGCCTGGTGTGGATCAGGAGCAACTGACGCGTCATTTTCAGAACATGGGCGGCGATGGCGGCGGCATGCAGCAGTTGACGGAGTACTTCGCCCTGTTCAGCGGCGGCAGTCTTCAGCAAAGCACGATCTTCGGCCTGGGCATCATGCCGTACATTTCGGCGTCGATCATCTTCCAGCTTCTTGGCACGGTCATCCCGGCTCTGGAGAAGCTGCGGAAGGAAGGTGAGGCCGGAAGGAAGAAGTTGCAGGAATACACGCGTTACGCGACCGTAGGGATTTGCATCATTCAGGGTGCCTTCTGGCTGCGCTACATGCAGGCGTCGCGCCTCGTGTTCGCCGAGTACGCTGATATCAGCGCGAGCTTTACCCCGACGGTGTGCTTCTGGCTGATCGGCATCACGGCAATGACCGCGGGCACGTTGTTCCTGATGTGGCTTGGTGAGCAGATCGACGAGTACGGCATCGGCAACGGGGTGAGTCTCATCATCATGTCCGGTATTCTCGCTCGGATGCCGACGGCGATTCTCGAAGTGGCGCAGAACTCCTCGATGGAGGTCGGCGGCACGGCGCAGTTCGGCCCCGCCAAGATCGTCTTCCTGCTTCTCGCGTTTGTCGGCGTTGTCGCCGGATCGATCCTGATCACGCAGGCCCAGCGTCGCATTCCGATTCAGCAGGCCAAGCAGACGCGCGGTCGTCGCGTGTGGGGCGGTCAGCGGCACTACCTGCCGTTGCGCGTCAATCATGGCGGCGTCATGCCGATCATTTTCGCCAGCAGCTTGCTCATCTTTCCGCACCTGATCCTGGACTGGCTGGCCAACATGTTCCCGACGAGCGGTTTTCTGAACATGTTGTCATCCGAGTTCCGCCGTTCGGGTTTTCTGTACGTGTTGAGTTACATCGTCCTGGTGTACTTCTTCGCGTATTTCTGGACGACGGTTCAGTTCCAGCCCAAGGAGATGGCGAATCAGCTCCGCGATTACGGCAGTTTTATTCCGGGTCTTCGGCCGGGCAAACGGACGGCGGATTACCTCGAAACCGTGATGACGCGGATCACCTACGTCGGCGCGGGTTTCCTTGCTGCGATCGCGATTATTCCCCAGGTGGCTGCCGCGGCGATGGAGATTCCCATGGGCGTCGCATCGTTTCTCGGCGGCACCGGATTGCTGATTGTGGTCAGCGTCGGTCTGGACCTCGTGCAACGGATCGAGGCCAATCTGATCATGCGGAATTATGGCGGCTTCCTCGATGAATCGGGCGGAACACGAATCAAGGGAGCTTACGCGTGAACCTGATCCTGCTGGGGCCGCCGGGCGCCGGAAAGGGCACCCAGGCGGTGAAGATCTCCGAGGCGTTCAATCTTGTGCATCTGTCCAGTGGAGACATCCTCCGGGCCGAGCGCAAGAACCAGACGGAGCTTGGCAGGCGGGCGCAGGAGTATATGGATAAAGGCGTGCTGGTGCCGGACGACCTGATACTCTCGATGATGATCGGTCAGATCGGGCGAATTGAAACCGGCCGAGGCTTTTTGCTGGATGGGTTTCCTCGCACGCTGGCGCAGGCAGAGGGGCTTGACCAGCGGCTGGAGACAGCCGGGAGACGAATTGACCGCGTGGTGAACATCGTGCTATCCGACGAGATCGTGACGAAGCGCCTCACCGGGCGTTGGTCCTGTCCGCAGGATGGCCGGGTTTATCACGAGATGTTTTCGCCGCCGCGAGCGGCCGGTGTATGTGATGCGTGCGGGGCGCCTTTGACGCGGCGGAAGGATGATGAGCCGACGGTGGTGGCCCAGCGGCTTCGGACGTATCACGAGGAGACGCGTCCGCTGGAAGCCTATTATTCCCGTCGCGGCCTGATGGTGAACGTGGACGGCTCGGCGGAAGTGAGCGCGGTGACGGACGCGATCCGGAAGGTTTGTCAGGCGGCATGAGAGAAGGGCTGGCACAACATCCGGAGCGCACGGCGCGGGCAGGCTCGAGTATGGCAGTCCTGAAGAGCCCGCGCGAGATTGAGTTGATGCGCGCGGCCGGTCGCGTGGTGTATCAGGTTTTGCAGCGGATGCGCGAGATCGTGCGCCCTGGCATCCGCACCGAGGTGCTGGGCGCCGAGGCGGATAAGCTGATCGCGGAAGCCGGCGGCACGGCATTGTTTCGCGGCGTGAAGACGCCGGCGACGAAGTTTCCGTTTCCGTCGGCGGTTTGCGTGAGCGTGAACGAAGAAGTGGTCCACGGGATTCCGGGGCCGCGTGTGTTGAAAGAAGGCGACGTCGTCAGCATTGATTGCGGCGTGCGCATGAAAGGTTACTGCGGCGATTCGGCGACGACGTTGCCGGTCGGCCGCATTCATCCCGACGTGCAGCGTCTGCTGGACGTCACGTCGGGCGCGCTGGATCTGGCGATTCGTGAGATGCGGCCGGGCCGCATGTGGAGCGAGGTTGCCGGCGCGATGCAGCATTATGTCGAGTCTGCGGGCTTCTCGGTGGTTCGGGAGTTCGTCGGGCACGGCATCGGTCAGGGTATGCACGAGGAGCCGAAGGTTCCGAACTACACCGACCGCAAGCAGCGCAAGACGGACTTCCGGCTGGAGCCGGGATTGGTGTTGGCGGTGGAGCCGATGGTGAACATGGGATCGGCCGAAGTTCGTGCGGGGGATTCGACGGGCTGGCCGCAGGTGACGAAGGATGGTCGCTGGTCGGCCCATTTTGAACACACGGTGGCGGTGACGCCAACGGGTGTGGACGTGTTGACGGACGGTCGATGACGGTCGTCCAGGGCGCGAACGCGCCGGAGGAAGTGCGATGAAAGTACGTAGTAGTGTTCGGCGCATTTGCGAGAATTGCAAGTTGATCAAGCGCAAGGGCGTGATCCGGGTGATCTGTTCGTCCAATCCGCGTCACAAGCAGAGGCAGGGTTAAGACGGCGGGCCGGCGCGCCCCTTGAAGGAGTCACAATATGCCGCGTATTGCAGGCGTGGACATTCCGAATGAGAAGCGAGTTGAGATCGCGCTTCAATACATCCATGGGATCGGGCCGCACCTGTCCCGAGTGATCCTGAAGGAGGCGGGGATCTCCCCGGATGTCCGCGCGAAGAACCTGACGGAAGACGAAATCAGCCGCATCGCCGGCATCATCGATCGCAACTATGTGGTGGAGGGTCAGCTCAAGCGCCAGGTGTCGCAGAACATCGCGCGGTTGAAGGACATCCAGTGCTACCGGGGTCTGCGTCATCGGCGCGGCTTGCCGGTGCGAGGTCAGCGTACGCGGACGAACGCACGGACGCGCAAGGGTCCGAAGAAGACGGTCGCCGGGAAGAAGGGCGTGAAGGAACTGCGCAGCTAGGGCTGCGACGAAACGATCGGCGCCGGTGGTTTAAATCGACCGGCCGCCTGAACGAGGAGTACGACGAGCGTGGCAAAAGCAGCAGGCGCAAAGAAGAAGACGCGGCGAAACGTCGCGCGAGGCATCGCGCACGTGAAGGCGTCTTTCAATAATACGACCGTGACGATCACCGACACCAACGGTGAAGTGCTGTGTTGGCAATCGGCGGGGACGGTGGGTTTCAAAGGCACGCGCAAGAGCACGCCGTTCGCGGCGCAGCGTGCGGGGGAGCAAGCCGCCTCGGCGGCGCGCAAGTTCGGCCTCTCGGAGATTGAAGTCCGCGTGAAGGGTCCGGGCAGCGGGCGGGAGTCCGCGATCTCCGGCCTGCAATCAGGCGGCCTGCGGATTTTGAGCATCGAAGACGTGACGCCGCTACCGCACAACGGGTGCCGACCGGCGCGCAAGCGGCGCGTGTAACCAGAAGGGTTGTTTGAATGGGAAGATACATCGGACCAGTATGTCGGCTTTGTCGGCGCGAGGGCATCAAGCTGATGCTCAAAGGTTCTCGGTGCGAAAGCGCCAAGTGCCCGATGGAGAAGCAGGGTCGCAACATGCCGCCGGGCCAGGCGAAGGCGTTTCGCCGCGGCCAGGGGAGCGAGTACGGCAAGCGCCTGCGTGAGACGCAGAAAGTCAAGCGGTACTACGGCCTCTTTGATACACAGTTCCGCCGGTACTTTGAACGGGCCGCGCACACTGCCGAGAACACCGGCACGGCGCTGCTGACGATGCTGGAGCGCCGGCTGGATAACGTCGTGACCAAGCTGGGCTTTGCGCCGTCGCGGCGAGCCGCGCGGATATCGATCGGTCACGGGCATTTTTCCGTGAACGGTCATTGTGTGAACAAGCCGGGCTATCTCGTGCGTCCCGGTGACAAGATCACGGTCAACAAGCGTGAAGCGAGCAAGAAGATGGTCAAGCACTGGGTGGACTTGGATCCGAATCGCCCGGTGCAGGGATGGCTGAAGCTGGATGGCGGGCAGTTGGAGGGGCAGGTGGTCGCCATGCCGGGTCGCGAGGACGTGCAGATTCCCGTTGAAGAGCAGTTGATCGTGGAGTTCTGCAACCGATGATCGCGTCCGAGGAAAAGCTGAAAATACCGGCCGAGCCGAGCTTGTCCTTAGGCATCGAGCCGAACGAATACGTGGGCGCTTCGGCGTCAGAAGGAACGTCACGCCGTTCCCGGGAGGTCAGAGCGATGCGAATTAGGTGGCGAGGTTTGGAGTTGCCGACCCGTGTGGTGCGGGATGACGCGACCAGCACGCCGACGTATGGGCGGTTTTTGATTGAGCCGTTTGAGCGCGGTTTCGGCACAACGGTGGGGAACAGTCTGCGCCGCATCCTCTTGAGCAGCCTGGAGGGTGCCGCGGTGACGCATGTCCGGATCAAGGGCGCGGACCATGAGTTCATGTCGCTACCGGGCGTTCTGGAAGACGTCACCAACATCATTTTGAACGTGAAGTCGCTCATCGTTCGTTTGAGCGGTGAGACGCCCAAGGCGATGCGCGTTTGTGTGAAGGGCCAGGCCAAGACGATGACGCCGATCCGGGCTGATCAGATCGTCTGTGATCCTGCAATTGAGATCATCAACAAGGACCAGCTTCTTTGCACGTTGACGGACGCGACTGAATTCGACATGGAAATGACCGTCGCGCACGGGCGCAGCTATGCGACGGCAGACGACAACAAGCAGGGTGAGGATCAGGTCATCGGGATCATCCCGGTCGATTCGGTTTTCAGCCCGGTGAATCGCGTTCGCTATCGGGTGGAAGACACGCGCGTCGGCCAGCGCACGAACTATGATCGACTCGTGCTGGAAATCTGGACCAACGGCACGATCACGCCGGAGATGGCGCTGGTCGAAGCCGCCAAGATTCTCCGCAAGCATCTCAATCCGTTCGTCCAGTACTTTGAGTTGGGCAGCGGTCTGGCCATTGAGACGGCCGATGGACAGGGCGATGCGGCGTCGAGCGCGCCGGACGAGGGCATCCTGGCGATGCCGATATCGCGGCTGGAGCTGTCGGTCCGGTCGAGCAATTGTCTCGCGTCGGCGCAAATCGCGACGATTGGCGAATTGGTGCAGATGGACGAGAGCAGCCTGCTGAAGCTGCGAAGCTTCGGGAAGACCTCGCTGAACGAAGTGAAGCGCAAGCTGGCGGAGCACGGCCTATCACTCAAGGACGCTCAACCGATAGATGAGAGTGGCGAGCTGGACGACCACCGGGGCGGCGAAGGCGTGCAGTCGTCGTCTGGGATGCTGGGCGGGTTGGATTCCGGTTCGATGCCGGCGTCGGGCGCTTTGGATTCCATGAGCGGGCATTATTCACCGCCGTCGGGAGATCCGGCCGCCAGTAACCCGGGGTTCAACGGTTGACGGGGTTGTTTTCGATCGACCGGCGCGCGGCGCAAACAGACGAAGCAGTGAAGGTAAGACACCATGCGACACAAGAAATCCGGACGACACCTGGCCCGCACGACGGCGCATCATCTGGCCATGCGGCGTAATATGGCCCAGAGTTTGTTTCAGTACGGTCAAATTGAAACGACGCTGATCAAGGCGAAGGAAGTTCGGCCGTTCGTTGAGCGGCTGATTACCCTCGCGCGGCGCAACACGCTGGCAAGCCGCCAGCGGATCCTGTCGATGCTGAACGATCGCGCCTGTATTCTTCCAGAACAGCAGGAGGCCTACGAGGCAATGAGCTACGCCGATCGCGAGCGCGTTCTTCGCGCTCGTACCGGCCGGCGTCATCGAACCGGGGCCGTCCCGGCCAGCTACAACAAGAATAAGTTTACGTTTGTCGCCACGTCGGTGGTGCACCGGCTGGTGACGGATATCGCCCCGAAGTTCGCCGATCGCCCGGGTGGCTATACGCGGATTGTCCGGTTGGCCAAGCGGCGCGTCGGCGACGGCACCGATCTCGCCCTGCTCCAGTTGGTCGGGTTTGACGATCAGAAGCCCAGCGACTTGAAGAAGGTGGTCGGCAGTCGCCGCCGGAAGACTGCGGAGCGGAAGCGCGCGCTGGAGGGCAAGCGCACCAAGCCGGTCAAGGCCAGCGTGAAGGCCGTCTCGGCGTCGCCGGCGAGTGACGCCGGCAAGTCGACTGAATGACGCGATTTTGACATGCTCGGGGCCGTCCATGTCCGGTCCATGCATATTTTGCAAGATCACCGAGGGAGTGATTCCTTCCCGGCGGATCTATTCCGATGAGCATTGCACCGCCTTTCTGGACATTGCTCCGCTGGCTCCGGGGCATACGCTGGTTGTTCCGCGCCAGCATGTCACCAACCTGCTGGATTGTTCCGCGGACGCGCTGGCCGCAGTGACGCGAGCGTTGCCGCGCCTCGCGACGGCTCTGGTTGCCGCGACGGGGGCGACGGG from the Planctomycetia bacterium genome contains:
- the rpsM gene encoding 30S ribosomal protein S13; the encoded protein is MPRIAGVDIPNEKRVEIALQYIHGIGPHLSRVILKEAGISPDVRAKNLTEDEISRIAGIIDRNYVVEGQLKRQVSQNIARLKDIQCYRGLRHRRGLPVRGQRTRTNARTRKGPKKTVAGKKGVKELRS
- a CDS encoding HIT family protein; translation: MSGPCIFCKITEGVIPSRRIYSDEHCTAFLDIAPLAPGHTLVVPRQHVTNLLDCSADALAAVTRALPRLATALVAATGATGLNLLQNSGASSGQVVMHLHFHLIPRRDGDGLGYRWNAGSYAPGEAESLQDLLIKQLQS
- the secY gene encoding preprotein translocase subunit SecY, whose amino-acid sequence is MFKAFLNIFKVKDLRNKILFTLGLLAAYRIGFYVPLPGVDQEQLTRHFQNMGGDGGGMQQLTEYFALFSGGSLQQSTIFGLGIMPYISASIIFQLLGTVIPALEKLRKEGEAGRKKLQEYTRYATVGICIIQGAFWLRYMQASRLVFAEYADISASFTPTVCFWLIGITAMTAGTLFLMWLGEQIDEYGIGNGVSLIIMSGILARMPTAILEVAQNSSMEVGGTAQFGPAKIVFLLLAFVGVVAGSILITQAQRRIPIQQAKQTRGRRVWGGQRHYLPLRVNHGGVMPIIFASSLLIFPHLILDWLANMFPTSGFLNMLSSEFRRSGFLYVLSYIVLVYFFAYFWTTVQFQPKEMANQLRDYGSFIPGLRPGKRTADYLETVMTRITYVGAGFLAAIAIIPQVAAAAMEIPMGVASFLGGTGLLIVVSVGLDLVQRIEANLIMRNYGGFLDESGGTRIKGAYA
- the rplQ gene encoding 50S ribosomal protein L17 produces the protein MRHKKSGRHLARTTAHHLAMRRNMAQSLFQYGQIETTLIKAKEVRPFVERLITLARRNTLASRQRILSMLNDRACILPEQQEAYEAMSYADRERVLRARTGRRHRTGAVPASYNKNKFTFVATSVVHRLVTDIAPKFADRPGGYTRIVRLAKRRVGDGTDLALLQLVGFDDQKPSDLKKVVGSRRRKTAERKRALEGKRTKPVKASVKAVSASPASDAGKSTE
- a CDS encoding DNA-directed RNA polymerase subunit alpha, with the protein product MRIRWRGLELPTRVVRDDATSTPTYGRFLIEPFERGFGTTVGNSLRRILLSSLEGAAVTHVRIKGADHEFMSLPGVLEDVTNIILNVKSLIVRLSGETPKAMRVCVKGQAKTMTPIRADQIVCDPAIEIINKDQLLCTLTDATEFDMEMTVAHGRSYATADDNKQGEDQVIGIIPVDSVFSPVNRVRYRVEDTRVGQRTNYDRLVLEIWTNGTITPEMALVEAAKILRKHLNPFVQYFELGSGLAIETADGQGDAASSAPDEGILAMPISRLELSVRSSNCLASAQIATIGELVQMDESSLLKLRSFGKTSLNEVKRKLAEHGLSLKDAQPIDESGELDDHRGGEGVQSSSGMLGGLDSGSMPASGALDSMSGHYSPPSGDPAASNPGFNG
- the rplO gene encoding 50S ribosomal protein L15; its protein translation is MNITEITKKAGAKPPRKRVGRGEGSGWGKTAGHGHKGQNARSGGSKERGLLSEGGVFPLFRRIPKVGFNNKNFAVRYQVVNVSDLDERFDNGAHVTAATLWEAGLVRDAKAPVKVLGDGAIRKKLTVEAERFSAEAAKKIESAGGKVTRLGPQPKKKFVKRPAAAGKASTEGERDDAKPAKEPTSKDGKGKSAAQGDGGKSA
- the rpsD gene encoding 30S ribosomal protein S4, which translates into the protein MGRYIGPVCRLCRREGIKLMLKGSRCESAKCPMEKQGRNMPPGQAKAFRRGQGSEYGKRLRETQKVKRYYGLFDTQFRRYFERAAHTAENTGTALLTMLERRLDNVVTKLGFAPSRRAARISIGHGHFSVNGHCVNKPGYLVRPGDKITVNKREASKKMVKHWVDLDPNRPVQGWLKLDGGQLEGQVVAMPGREDVQIPVEEQLIVEFCNR
- the map gene encoding type I methionyl aminopeptidase, whose translation is MAVLKSPREIELMRAAGRVVYQVLQRMREIVRPGIRTEVLGAEADKLIAEAGGTALFRGVKTPATKFPFPSAVCVSVNEEVVHGIPGPRVLKEGDVVSIDCGVRMKGYCGDSATTLPVGRIHPDVQRLLDVTSGALDLAIREMRPGRMWSEVAGAMQHYVESAGFSVVREFVGHGIGQGMHEEPKVPNYTDRKQRKTDFRLEPGLVLAVEPMVNMGSAEVRAGDSTGWPQVTKDGRWSAHFEHTVAVTPTGVDVLTDGR
- a CDS encoding adenylate kinase, producing MNLILLGPPGAGKGTQAVKISEAFNLVHLSSGDILRAERKNQTELGRRAQEYMDKGVLVPDDLILSMMIGQIGRIETGRGFLLDGFPRTLAQAEGLDQRLETAGRRIDRVVNIVLSDEIVTKRLTGRWSCPQDGRVYHEMFSPPRAAGVCDACGAPLTRRKDDEPTVVAQRLRTYHEETRPLEAYYSRRGLMVNVDGSAEVSAVTDAIRKVCQAA
- the rpsK gene encoding 30S ribosomal protein S11; this translates as MAKAAGAKKKTRRNVARGIAHVKASFNNTTVTITDTNGEVLCWQSAGTVGFKGTRKSTPFAAQRAGEQAASAARKFGLSEIEVRVKGPGSGRESAISGLQSGGLRILSIEDVTPLPHNGCRPARKRRV
- the rpmJ gene encoding 50S ribosomal protein L36, which codes for MKVRSSVRRICENCKLIKRKGVIRVICSSNPRHKQRQG